The following coding sequences are from one Poecilia reticulata strain Guanapo linkage group LG18, Guppy_female_1.0+MT, whole genome shotgun sequence window:
- the LOC103480759 gene encoding YTH domain-containing protein 1, whose product MTIGRNSRKTSTRNSVRAPKFLDKSSGFYGRLDESEPATDDGCEISGGNVEAEVKDSSSSPTMVPNTLADEDVEAFGVIEDDGETLLQRKPSRLSSKWRRSTRRKQKDEKAEDYAIQNEKSSPEVQEDMKVKTEEETVKESGLVHFQVREFADDRVLIRDNKRGREEEEEESEEERKMKKEQEEGMKMVKRKNYRKAFDRALRRGWEAFITNLYSVTLTPVTVSSPTSTSPSLKKKSLHSSVLAEFQ is encoded by the exons ATGACGATCGGCAGAAACTCAAGGAAAACCTCAACCCGAAACTCCGTCCGGGCCCCCAAATTCCTTGACAAATCCAGCGGCTTCTACGGCCGCCTTGATGAATCCGAGCCCGCCACAGACGACGGGTGTGAAATAAGCGGTGGTAACGTTGAGGCTGAGGTCAAAGACAGCAGTTCCTCCCCAACAATGGTACCCAACACGTTGGCAGATGAAGACGTGGAGGCGTTTGGGGTGATTGAGGACGACGGAGAGACTCTCCTACAAAGAAAGCCAAGCCGCCTCAGCAGCAAGTGGAGAAGAAGCACCAGGAGGAAGCAGAAGGACGAGAAGGCTGAAGATTACGCAATCCAAAACGAGAAGTCCAGCCCGGAAGTTCAGGAAGACATGAAGGTAAAGACGGAGGAAGAAACGGTGAAGGAGTCTGGCCTTGTTCACTTTCAAGTCCGGGAGTTTGCGGATGACCGGGTCCTGATCCGAGACAacaagagagggagagaagaagaggaggaagagtcagaggaagagaggaagatgaagaaggAGCAAGAGGAAGGGATGAAAATGGTGAAGAGGAAGAATTATCGCAAG GCGTTTGACCGGGCGCTTCGTCGCGGCTGGGAGGCCTTCATCACCAACCTCTACAGCGTCACGCTCACTCCTGTGACGGTCTCCTCGCCAACATCAACCTCGCCTTCGCTGAAGAAGAAGAGCCTGCACTCCTCTGTGCTGGCTGAGTTTCAgtag
- the batf2 gene encoding putative protein TPRXL, whose protein sequence is MPLLFMDTGCELSSPCGSLSAEECSSSTSALDREGEGNKPRPRVTKRREKNRDAARKSRRKQTERADELHEELQSIEQSNSALQKEIAKLKKDLRLYETALERHKPHCRLKDAAPSPADLKTSSAPLQGSSSLNTRAGLKAFSDPEKTRLPSSSSSPAAAAASSAKLLVTSSSSTSTYSASFSTHPAPHSLFCEPPPSFVPSTAAQLLTNEANTTASASQSSSFTDDSFLRTLSSSFAAAPAVHSSSDLPKQSTPRNLPQFPPCRFGGSSAATLVTSPPAAPLASIDGYDHQVSPAPESLLSLLTVPSPLNHCQISFNAPAPAPAPAPAASKDMSLSELLEVNEWILSDFGNQ, encoded by the exons ATGCCCCTGCTGTTTATGGATACCGGGTGTGAGCTTAGCAGCCCCTGTGGCTCCCTGTCAGCGGAggagtgcagcagcagcacctctgCTCTG GACAGAGAAGGAGAGGGGAACAAGCCTCGACCCAGAGTGACAAAAAGGCGAGAAAAGAACCGAGACGCGGCGAGGAAAAGCCGGCGTAAACAAACGGAGAGAGCTGATGAGCTGCACGAG GAGCTGCAGAGTATTGAGCAGTCAAATTCGGCTCTGCAGAAGGAAATTGCAAAGCTGAAGAAAGACCTCCGCCTCTATGAGACGGCGCTGGAACGCCACAAACCTCACTGCCGCCTAAAGGACGCCGCTCCGTCCCCGGCAGATCTCAAAACCAGCTCCGCTCCTCTGCAGGGCTCTTCCTCCTTAAACACCAGAGCTGGTTTAAAAGCCTTCAGTGATCCTGAAAAGACTCGCCTCCcgtcttcatcttcctctccagcagcagcagcagcctcgTCGGCTAAACTCCTCGTCACATCGTCCTCGTCGACTTCTACCTATTCTGCCTCTTTCTCCACACATCCAGCTCctcattctttgttttgtgaACCGCCTCCCAGCTTCGTTCCCTCCACAGCAGCTCAGCTACTGACCAACGAAGCTAACACAACCGCCTCAGCATCTCAAAGCAGTTCCTTTACAGACGATTCATTTTTAAGAACCCTCAGTTCCTCCTTTGCAGCTGCACCCGCAGTGCATTCCTCCTCAGATTTACCGAAGCAAAGTACTCCCAGGAATCTGCCTCAGTTTCCTCCCTGCAGGTTCGGTGGAAGCAGTGCTGCGACCTTAGTGACCTCTCCCCCTGCTGCTCCTCTAGCCTCCATCGACGGTTACGATCACCAGGTTTCTCCAGCTCCTGAGTCTCTGCTGTCCCTGCTCACCGTGCCCAGCCCTCTGAATCACTGTCAGATCAGCTTTAACGCACCAGCACCAGCACCAGCACCAGCACCAGCCGCCTCTAAAGACATGTCTCTCTCTGAGCTGCTGGAGGTCAACGAGTGGATCCTGAGTGACTTCGGCAACCAGTAG
- the arl2 gene encoding ADP-ribosylation factor-like protein 2 has product MGLLTILKKMKQKEREMRLLMLGLDNAGKTTILKKFNGEDVSTISPTLGFNIKTLEHRGFKLNIWDVGGQKSLRSYWRNYFESTDGLVWVVDSADRLRLEDCRQELSALLLEERLAGATLLVFANKQDLPGALTKEAIREALALDDIKTHHWCIIGCSAVTGENLLAGVDWLLDDIAARIFTAE; this is encoded by the exons ATGGGTTTGCTGACGATATTAAAGAAGATGAAGCAGAAGGAGCGGGAGATGAGGCTGCTGATGCT AGGTCTGGATAACGCAGGGAAGACGACCATCCTGAAGAAGTTCAACGGGGAAGACGTCAGCACCATCTCTCCAACGCTGGGCTTCAACATCAAAACTCTGGAGCACAGAGG GTTTAAGCTGAATATCTGGGATGTTGGAGGTCAGAAGTCCCTGCGCTCCTACTGGAGGAACTACTTTGAGAGCACGGACGGGCTAGTGTGGGTGGTGGACAGCGCTGACCGACTCCGACTGGAGGACTGCAGGCAGGAACTGAGcgcgctgctgctggaggag AGATTAGCAGGTGCAACGCTGCTGGTGTTTGCCAACAAACAGGATTTACCAGGAGCGCTGACCAAAGAGGCGATTCGagag gcGTTGGCTCTGGATGACATCAAAACTCATCACTGGTGCATCATCGGCTGCAGCGCAGTGACAGGAGAGAACCTGCTGGCCGGAGTGGACTGGCTGTTGGACGATATCGCTGCAAGGATCTTCACTGCAGAATGA